From the Misgurnus anguillicaudatus chromosome 17, ASM2758022v2, whole genome shotgun sequence genome, one window contains:
- the eef1akmt1 gene encoding EEF1A lysine methyltransferase 1, with amino-acid sequence MSDSDDDVPQLSAETLAALQEFYAESGSTGLGQDSSPTGKFTVGAVEEDWHMSQFWYSEETATRLAEEVLHQAGKHGRIACVSAPSVYQKLKQLDSERSDSVSVVLLEFDRRFAAYGDEFIFYDYNNPLCLREDIPPQSFDIVIADPPYLSEECLSKVALTVKYLTKGKILLCTGAIMEEHARKLMNLKMCSFLPKHSHNLANEFRCYINYDSSLL; translated from the exons ATGAGTGACAGTGACGATGATGTGCCACAACTTTCAGCCGAAACGCTCGCAGCATTGCAAGAATTTTACGCCGAAAGTGGAAGTACGGGATTGGGACAAGACTCGAGTCCGACTGGTAAATTCACTGTCGGTGCTGTTGAAGAAGACTGG CATATGAGTCAATTCTGGTACAGTGAGGAGACTGCCACACGCTTAGCAGAGGAAGTTCTGCACCAGGCTGGAAAACACGGGAG GATAGCTTGTGTGAGCGCACCAAGTGTCTATCAAAAGCTGAAGCAGTTGGACTCCGAGAGGTCGGACAGCGTCTCGGTTGTTTTGTTGGAGTTTGACAGACGTTTTGCGGCTTATGGCGATGAGTTCATCTTTTATGATTACAACAATCCCCTGTGCCTACGTGAGGATATTCCTCCTCAGAGCTTTGACATCGTCATCGCAGACCCTCCTTACCTGTCAGAGGAGTGCCTCAGCAAGGTGGCGCTTACCGTTAAATATCTCACTAAGGGCAAAATCTTGCTTTGCACAG GAGCTATTATGGAGGAGCATGCCAGGAAACTTATGAATTTGAAGATGTGCAGTTTTTTACCAAAACACAGCCACAATTTGGCCAATGAGTTCCGCTGCTACATTAACTACGATTCAAGTCTTCTTTGA
- the il17d gene encoding interleukin-17D translates to MHGGVILSLLLMLFCCIGALGERGPKVSRRAQRTRACLDMPEEVLEQMFGRLSVGVLSAFHHTLQLAAPERQNLTCASVGRLARDRLRTPVNFLSLSPWAYRISHDRARYPRFLPEAYCLCKGCLTGPNGEESDRFRSTPVYVPTVVLRRAGSCTGGRHTYIENYMSVAVGCTCVPMLDKDRKTQNGRKSVKKVTPKTALSTLPKN, encoded by the exons ATGCACGGTGGAGTTATTTTATCGCTTCTGCTAATGTTGTTTTGCTGCATTGGCGCGCTGGGTGAACGGGGACCGAAGGTGTCCAGGAGAGCGCAGAGGACTCGCGCCTGTCTGGATATGCCGGAGGAAGTTTTGGAGCAGATGTTTGGGAGACTTTCGGTCGGGGTGCTCAGTGCTTTCCATCATACCCTTCAGCTCGCGGCACCAGAGCGCCAAAATCTAACCTGCGCATCAGTGGGTCGCCTTGCGCGTGACAGACTACGTACACCCGTAAACTTCCTCAGCCTTTCACCTTGGGCGTACAG AATTTCCCACGATCGTGCGAGGTACCCTCGATTTCTCCCGGAGGCGTATTGTTTGTGTAAAGGATGCCTGACTGGTCCAAACGGGGAGGAAAGTGACCGGTTCCGAAGCACTCCAGTGTACGTGCCCACTGTCGTATTACGCCGTGCAGGCTCGTGTACCGGTGGCCGTCATACCTACATTGAAAACTACATGTCCGTCGCCGTGGGCTGCACTTGTGTGCCGATGTTGGACAAGGACAGAAAAACACAAAACGGCAGGAAAAGCGTGAAAAAAGTAACGCCTAAAACGGCACTTTCCACTTTACCAAAGAATTAA